The Gopherus evgoodei ecotype Sinaloan lineage chromosome 4, rGopEvg1_v1.p, whole genome shotgun sequence nucleotide sequence GTGCCTGAGGCAGCTACAGTTATCTATTTGGGCAGTTGATGCCAAAAATTGGCAAGATCCCTCTGGAGCCAGGTGTGGATTGGGGGAGGGAGTTGCGGCAGTCCTGTGCCAGactcagaaaggaattttcctccagggcagaatgGCGGAGGCCCTGGAGatctttcaccttcctctgcagcatggggcacgggtcacttactggaaggttctctgcaccttgaggtctttaaaccaggatttgaggacttcaataactcagactaactcagacataggttaggggcttgttacaagagtgggtgggtacgattctgtggcctgcattgtgcaggaggtcagactaggtgatcataacggtcccttctgaccttaaagtctatgagtctagaatTTTTTGGTGCAGGAGAGGCTAGACTTTTCTAAGGCCCTAAAATCAGGGTCTTTATGGCCAACATTTTGCTGGGACCCAGCAAGCTCCAGTAACTAGATCCAGGTTTGTTCAGCCCTCCTACTTAAAGCTGCATTGAGGTCTCTGGATTGTTTCCCTGTCTGCTTTTAATGGTCTAATTTGGGAGGTTAGGTCAAAAATGAACCACACTCAGCTTGTCCCCTGGGCAATTACTGGTGTCCTTCAGCTGGGAGGACACGCACCTTGCAGGCGGGGGCTCCTGCTGCGTTCTGCACGTTCAGCCTTCGTGCGCTTCGCAGGAACTGGCATGTtcccagcccctgtcccccaGGGATGGAGGCGGCGGcacgggagggaggaggaggcggatGAACCTGCGCGCTCCCGCCGGTACGTGTGCACGCTCCCGCCCGGCGGCTTGTCCTCTGTAGCATCCTGTTGGTGGAACATGGCATTTCCCATTCCCTCGCACGGCTCAAGGGCTGGCAGCAGCATGTGAGCAATGCATGGGGACGGGGAGGACCGCACTGCAAATGGCAACGAGCTGGGGAGCCGAGCCGCCAGTAGGCAATAGCAGTTGCGAATCGGTAGCCAGCAGGAAAACGATTCTGATCAATGCAGATAACCCCGAGAGCAGCGAAAATGCCCAGGGCAGGAGTGAGGCGCAGCAAGTTGATCCGTCGAGATGCACAGGAGGAGGCACTTGCCCAGTGAAAGCAGGAGAGCCCAGTGCCAGAGCGCGCGCGCTGAATCTCACCTCCCATAAGAGAGCTCCTCCTAAAGAacacagaagtggccagaaaCTAGTGGTACAGTATATAGTGCCCTGCATGAACTCCTACGGCTTGTGCATAGTAGACAATTTCCTGGGACACAAAATTGGAGACAAAGTCTTGCAAGAAGTCAAAGCTCTGCACCTGAGTGACAAATTCCAGGATGGAGAGGTGGCAAGTCAGAAATCAGGCAGCACTAAGGCTATTCGCGGGGACAAGATATTGTGGGTGGAGGGCAATGAAGAAGGATGTGAAAATATAGGCTATCTTCTGTCGAGAATGGATAAACTCATCATGTACGCAGATGGGAAACTTGGGAATTACAAAATTAGAGGAAGACATAAGGTTAGTAACTGCAGTGACGATGACTTGTTTTAAGGTACCCCCTTCGCCCCTCAGTTTCTAGTCTGCGTTAAATGCACACAACATCTTACATTAAGATTTTTAGCAAAGCCTAGGCACGCTGAGTGGTAATGGACTTTGTTAAGCGAGTCTTTATTTGTCCCGCCTCATAAACTAGTTTTCATTAGAATACAATTTATAAACGAGTAGGGATTAAATACTTGTCAGGTAACGCATATGGTGGTATAGTTGATAACTGGAGGGGGATGTGAAAATCTTACAATGAAGTGGTTACCGTAGCTACAACATTGCTGGGTTGTTTCTTAAAAGTGAAAATTAAAGCTCTACGTATCAGATTGAATTTATCACATGCTATTACTTACAGAAACTGTCAGAATCCCATGCACTTCATGCCACAACACAGAGTAAACCAAGGAAGCCTTTTCAGTAAATTGGGGAAAGTATAGACCAGGTTCTTAAACAAACTTTTAACTTCCATTAAATTTTCCTACCCCAAAAAAACTGTACTAGGTTGTTCCGATGGTGAAACTGGCATTTCTATTATTTCGGGGGACAATTTAAATGACGGACAGTTTAAAACTAGAAAAGAATGAGATCTTTAGTTTTAAATAGCTCATTAAACCACATAAGAGCGTTTATCACAGGGAGCTACTTTTACAAACTGATTCGGGAATGAGGGAGTCTGTCTCCAGATAAATAAGACTTGG carries:
- the EGLN3 gene encoding egl nine homolog 3 isoform X1, whose product is MGTGRTALQMATSWGAEPPVGNSSCESVASRKTILINADNPESSENAQGRSEAQQVDPSRCTGGGTCPVKAGEPSARARALNLTSHKRAPPKEHRSGQKLVVQYIVPCMNSYGLCIVDNFLGHKIGDKVLQEVKALHLSDKFQDGEVASQKSGSTKAIRGDKILWVEGNEEGCENIGYLLSRMDKLIMYADGKLGNYKIRGRHKAMVACYPGNGTGYVRHVDNPNGDGRCITCIYYLNKDWDSKLHGGILRIFPEGKSYVADVEPIFDRLLFFWSDRRNPHEVQPSYATRYAMTVWYFDAEERAEAKKKFRNLTDAGKTEAVLHED